The Numida meleagris isolate 19003 breed g44 Domestic line chromosome 7, NumMel1.0, whole genome shotgun sequence genome contains a region encoding:
- the GLUL gene encoding glutamine synthetase isoform X2: protein MLRSLQCLLAYRVGSLPLRSWGHRLATAARARTPLVSSAAMATSASSQLSKAIKHMYMKLPQGEKVQAMYIWIDGTGEHLRCKTRTLDHEPKSLEDLPEWNFDGSSTFQAEGSNSDMYLRPAAMFRDPFRKDPNKLVLCEVFKYNRQSAETNLRHTCRRIMDMVSNQHPWFGMEQEYTLLGTDGHPFGWPSNGFPGPQGPYYCGVGADKAYGRDIVEAHYRACLYAGVKIGGTNAEVMPAQWEFQVGPCEGIEMGDHLWIARFILHRVCEDFGVIVSFDPKPIPGNWNGAGCHTNFSTKNMREDGGLKHIEEAIEKLSKRHQYHIRAYDPKGGLDNARRLTGFHETSSIHEFSAGVANRGASIRIPRNVGHEKKGYFEDRRPSANCDPYAVTEALVRTCLLNETGDEPFEYKN from the exons GACCCCCCTCGTCAGCTCCGCAGCCATGGCCACCTCGGCGAGCTCCCAGCTGAGCAAAGCCATCAAGCACATGTACATGAAGCTGCCGCAGGGGGAGAAGGTCCAAGCCATGTACATCTGGATCGACGGGACTGGGGAGCACCTCCGCTGCAAAACCCGCACGCTGGACCACGAACCCAAGAGCCTGGAAG ATCTCCCCGAGTGGAACTTTGATGGCTCCAGCACCTTCCAAGCCGAAGGCTCCAACAGTGACATGTACCTGCGACCTGCTGCCATGTTTCGGGACCCTTTTCGGAAGGATCCCAACAAACTAGTTCTCTGTGAGGTCTTCAAATACAACCGCCAGTCTGCAG AGACGAATCTCCGGCACACCTGTAGGCGGATTATGGATATGGTGTCCAACCAGCACCCCTGGTTTGGGATGGAGCAAGAGTACACCCTTCTGGGAACAGATGGTCATCCGTTTGGCTGGCCTTCCAATGGCTTCCCTGGACCCCAAG GTCCATACTACTGCGGTGTAGGAGCCGACAAAGCCTATGGCAGAGACATTGTGGAGGCCCACTACCGAGCGTGCCTTTATGCTGGCGTGAAAATTGGAGGAACCAATGCAGAAGTGATGCCAGCCCAG tgGGAGTTCCAGGTGGGACCATGCGAAGGGATTGAGATGGGAGATCACCTCTGGATAGCACGCTTCATCCTCCACCGGGTGTGCGAAGACTTCGGTGTCATCGTGTCCTTCGATCCCAAACCCATCCCTGGGAACTGGAACGGTGCTGGCTGTCACACCAACTTCAGCACCAAGAACATGAGGGAAGATGGAGGTCTCAA GCACATTGAAGAGGCCATCGAGAAGCTGAGCAAGCGTCACCAGTACCACATCCGTGCCTACGACCCCAAGGGGGGGCTGGACAACGCCCGGCGCCTGACGGGCTTCCATGAGACATCCAGCATCCACGAGTTCTCCGCCGGCGTGGCCAACCGCGGCGCCAGCATCCGCATCCCGCGCAACGTGGGCCACGAGAAGAAGGGCTACTTCGAGGACCGCCGGCCTTCTGCCAACTGCGACCCCTATGCCGTGACGGAGGCCCTGGTCCGTACGTGTCTCCTCAACGAAACCGGGGACGAGCCTTTTGAGTACAAGAACTAA
- the GLUL gene encoding glutamine synthetase isoform X1 yields the protein MATSASSQLSKAIKHMYMKLPQGEKVQAMYIWIDGTGEHLRCKTRTLDHEPKSLEDLPEWNFDGSSTFQAEGSNSDMYLRPAAMFRDPFRKDPNKLVLCEVFKYNRQSAETNLRHTCRRIMDMVSNQHPWFGMEQEYTLLGTDGHPFGWPSNGFPGPQGPYYCGVGADKAYGRDIVEAHYRACLYAGVKIGGTNAEVMPAQWEFQVGPCEGIEMGDHLWIARFILHRVCEDFGVIVSFDPKPIPGNWNGAGCHTNFSTKNMREDGGLKHIEEAIEKLSKRHQYHIRAYDPKGGLDNARRLTGFHETSSIHEFSAGVANRGASIRIPRNVGHEKKGYFEDRRPSANCDPYAVTEALVRTCLLNETGDEPFEYKN from the exons ATGGCCACCTCGGCGAGCTCCCAGCTGAGCAAAGCCATCAAGCACATGTACATGAAGCTGCCGCAGGGGGAGAAGGTCCAAGCCATGTACATCTGGATCGACGGGACTGGGGAGCACCTCCGCTGCAAAACCCGCACGCTGGACCACGAACCCAAGAGCCTGGAAG ATCTCCCCGAGTGGAACTTTGATGGCTCCAGCACCTTCCAAGCCGAAGGCTCCAACAGTGACATGTACCTGCGACCTGCTGCCATGTTTCGGGACCCTTTTCGGAAGGATCCCAACAAACTAGTTCTCTGTGAGGTCTTCAAATACAACCGCCAGTCTGCAG AGACGAATCTCCGGCACACCTGTAGGCGGATTATGGATATGGTGTCCAACCAGCACCCCTGGTTTGGGATGGAGCAAGAGTACACCCTTCTGGGAACAGATGGTCATCCGTTTGGCTGGCCTTCCAATGGCTTCCCTGGACCCCAAG GTCCATACTACTGCGGTGTAGGAGCCGACAAAGCCTATGGCAGAGACATTGTGGAGGCCCACTACCGAGCGTGCCTTTATGCTGGCGTGAAAATTGGAGGAACCAATGCAGAAGTGATGCCAGCCCAG tgGGAGTTCCAGGTGGGACCATGCGAAGGGATTGAGATGGGAGATCACCTCTGGATAGCACGCTTCATCCTCCACCGGGTGTGCGAAGACTTCGGTGTCATCGTGTCCTTCGATCCCAAACCCATCCCTGGGAACTGGAACGGTGCTGGCTGTCACACCAACTTCAGCACCAAGAACATGAGGGAAGATGGAGGTCTCAA GCACATTGAAGAGGCCATCGAGAAGCTGAGCAAGCGTCACCAGTACCACATCCGTGCCTACGACCCCAAGGGGGGGCTGGACAACGCCCGGCGCCTGACGGGCTTCCATGAGACATCCAGCATCCACGAGTTCTCCGCCGGCGTGGCCAACCGCGGCGCCAGCATCCGCATCCCGCGCAACGTGGGCCACGAGAAGAAGGGCTACTTCGAGGACCGCCGGCCTTCTGCCAACTGCGACCCCTATGCCGTGACGGAGGCCCTGGTCCGTACGTGTCTCCTCAACGAAACCGGGGACGAGCCTTTTGAGTACAAGAACTAA